The genomic DNA CATGCCGCGACTGAGCACCTCTTCCAGCACGGCGGGGCTGGCCAGACCTTCGAGGGTGTCGAAGACCGCCTGCGCCCACGGCCCCATCTTGTCGCTCTCGCTGCCGGGCAGGTAGCCCAGGTCCTGGCCGCCGACGGCGTACAGCGGCCGGAAGACCACGACCTTGCGCTGGGTGCGACGCTCCAGCACCGCTTCCAGGCCGGCGCACAACGCCAGGGCAGATTTGCCGGTGCCGGCCTTGCCGCCGAGCGAGACGATGCCCACCGACTCGTCGAGCAGCAGATCCAGTGCCACGCGCTGTTCGGCCGACCTTCCCCGGAGGCCGAACACTTCGCGGTCACCACGGACCAACTGCACCCGCTTGTCGGCGTTCACCCGGCCCAGCGCCGCGGAGCTACCACCGAGCAGCCGAACCCCGGTGTGGCACGGCAGATCTCGTGCCTCTTCCAGATCGACCTCGCCGTCGGTGAACATCACGTCGATGTCCTCGCTGGCCACGTCGAGTTCGGCCATCCCGGTCCAGCCCGAGGTCACCACGTCCTGGGCGTGGTACTCGTCGGCGGGCAGGCCGACGGCGCCGGCCTTCACCCGCAGCGGAATGTCCTTGCTGACCAGTGTGACGAGTTTGCCCTCGGCAGCCAGATTGGCAGCACACGTGAGGATCCTGGCGTCATTGGTTTCTGTCCGGAATCCCAGGGGCAAGACGTTGGGATCGCTGTGGTTGAGCTCGACCTGCAGCGTACCGCCTTGTGTCCCAACAGGAATGGGTTGATCGAGACGACCGTGCTCCAACCGGAGATCGTCGAACATGCGCAACGCCTGCCGGGCGAACCAGCCGAGTTCGTGATGGTGGCGTTTGGCCTCCAACTCGCTGATCACTACCAGGGGAACGATGACCTCATGTTCGGCAAACCTGGTGCACGCCCAGGGATCCGAGAGCAGAACGGACGTATCGAGCACATAGGTCCGGACCGGCGAATCTGTCACTTGGCGCTCCTCGACTCCAGCGGCCCCGCGGAGTCATGTCGGCGGGCGCTGCGGCACCAGGACCGGGACCGGTCCTGCCGTAGGAACTACGGGAGTACCGCCCGGATAGCAGAGCAATGTCGCTAGCCATCGACTGCGACGCTACCCCCGTTGTGGCGTTCCCGCCGCGCAGGCGCGCGAGACTTCGCGTGACTACTTCGTTACGAACTCGGCCAGTCGGGGCTCATCGGCCAGACCCAGCGCAGCGATCTCGTCGGAGATGACCTGTCGCAGCTGCTCAGGCCCGAAAATGCCGGCCTCGGCCACCACCGTCAGCTTGTCGGCATAGGCGTCGATGTCGGCCCCGGGAACCTGCAGACCGGCGGCACGCGCCGCGATGGCGTCGATGGTCTCGTCCTCGTGGTATTCGAGGCACCAACGCACCAGATTGGAGAAGAACAGTTCGTGGCGTTCCTCGTCGATGGCCATCTTCTCGACCATGGCCTTGAGCACCGGCTCGTCGATCTGCTCGGCGAGCCGGCGACAGAACACCCCGAACTCACGCTCGAACAGCGCCATGAACACCAGGGTCTCGATCTGACTGAACTGGTCGGCCCGGTAACCCTTCATGACGTGCTCGACGCGGACGTCCTCGTTGGCTGTGGGATCGAAGTTGCGGGTCACTACGAAGTAGTTGCGCAGCACCACGGCGTGCAGGTGCTCCTCGGCGGTCCACCGACCGAGCCAACGGCCCCACTTCCACTCCAGGATGAAGTGCTCGACGAGCTCGCGGTGGTAGCCGGCGAGGTTGTCCTTGGTGATGAGCAGGATCTCGCAGGCGTCGACGATGTGCTTGGGCAGGGTGACCTCGGACTGGTCCCAGTCGGTGCCACCGAGGAACGCGAAGTTCTTGCCCTGGTCGAAGGGCACGTAATCATGCGCGAACCACACGTTGGCGGAGTCGACGTGTCGCTGGTAGTTCTCCGCGACAACCGGTTCCAGATCCAGTGTCAAGGCGTTGGCGACGGGTGTTTCAGCCATGAGATAACCGTAACCCGAGTTCACACGTTCTCTGAAATCGCCGCCAGCGTGTCAGGCGAACTAGGGACTTAGGTCCCTAGTCGCACGTCAGAGCTGCAGGCCGGGGTACAACGGGTTGGCCGCCAACAGCTCCGAGGCAGCCGCGTGCACCCGGGCCGCGACACCATCGGCGATCGTGTACTTGGCCTTGGACGAGCCCTCGGGCTGAGTGTTGGACAGCACCTCCACCACCAGCTCGGCCACCCGGTCGAAATCGTCGGCGCCGAATCCGCGGCTGGTCAGCGCAGGCGTGCCGAAGCGGATCCCGCTGGTGTACCAGGCGCCGTTCGCGTCGGCCGGAACGGCGTTGCGGTTGGTCACCACGCCTGAGTCCAGCAGCGCGCTCTCGGCCTGGCGGCCGGTGAGCCCGAACGAGGTGACGTCCAGCAGCACGATGTGGTTGTCGGTGCCGCCGGTGACCAGCGTGGCGCCCCGCTTGAGGAAGCCGTCGGCCAGCGCCTTGGCGTTGTCGGCGATGCGCTGGGCGTACACGCCGAACTCCGCCTGGCGGGCCTCGGCCAGGGCCACCGCCTTGGCGGCCATCACGTGCGAGAGCGGGCCGCCGAGCACCATCGGGCAGCCCTTGTCGACGAACGGGGCGTACTCCTCGGTGGCCAGCACCAGACCGCCGCGCGGTCCGCGCAGGGATTTGTGCGTCGTCGTGGTCACGATGTCGGCGTGCGGCACGGGGTCTTCGTCACCGGTGAACACCTTGCCCGCGACCAGGCCGGCGAAATGCGCCATGTCGACGAACAGCACCGCGCCCACCTCGTCGGCGATCTCGCGCATCTTGGCGAAGTTCACCCGCCGGGGGTACGCGGAGTAGCCCGCCACCAGCACCAGCGGCTTGAATTCCCGCGCGGCGGCGGCCACCGCGTCGTAGTCCAGCAGACCCGTCTGCGGGTCGGTGCCGTACTGACGCTGGTGGAACATCTTGCCGGAGATGTTGGGCCGGAAGCCGTGGGTGAGGTGACCGCCGGTGTCCAGCGACATGCCGAGCAGGCGCTGGTTGCCGAGCTTGCCGCGCAGGCTCTCCCAATCCGCCTCGGACAGGTCGTTGACGTGCTTGGCGCCCAGGTCGGCCAGCCCGGGCGCTTCGACCTTGGCAGCCAGGATGGCCCAGTAGGCCACCAGGTTGGCGTCGATGCCGGAGTGCGGCTGGGCGTAGGCGTACTGCGCCCCGAACAGCTCACGGGCATGCTCGGCGGCCAGCGCCTCCACGGTGTCGACGTTCTGGCAGGCGGCGTAGAACCGGTGCCCCACGGTGCCCTCGGCGTACTTGTCGGAGAACCAGGTGCCCATGGTCAGCAGCACCGCGGGCGAGGCGTAGTTCTCGCTGGCGATCAGTTTCAGCGAATCGCGTTGATCGGCAAGCTCTTTGCGGGTGGCATCGGCAACCCTCGGCTCGACGGACTCGATGACGCGCAGCGCGGCCTGGTAGGCCTCGCTGGCGGTGGCGGCGTAATCGGCTCCCGGAGCGACGTAGGAGGCGGCAAGAGACTCGGCAGTCATGCCCTCCAGAGTAGTCTCCGGCGGCGCTCAGGCCGCCCGCAGGCTGGACGGGATCAGGGGCTCGTCGAGCAGGCGGGTGAACTGCGCCGTCAGGCTCACCTCGGCGGGCCTGTCGTCCAGCCAGCCCCGCAACAGGCGGTAACCCTCGATGTAGGTGCTGGTGTACGCGCGCCACAGCGGCGAGGACAAGAACCGCAACGCCTGCCGGGCGCGGGCGTCGTTGACCAGCAGCCACCGCTGCAGGAAAGCGGCCACGTCGTCGACGTCACGGTGCTCGTCGTGCAGCATCAGCGCGGCGTCCTGGCGCACGTCGGCCAACTGTGCAGACGCCTCGGAGATGGCCTCGGCCCGCTCCCCGTCGAACGTCAGTCCCAGATCGGCGTAGATCTCCGCCGCCCAGGCGCCCCAGCCCGGGCCGACGACCGCGTGCAACGCCAGGTCGGCCAGTCCCTCCGCCATCAAACACTGCGGGGTGTTGACCAGGAAGATCGTCTGTTCCAACTGGCCCTGCTTCTCCACCAGGCCGGCCTCTTTGCGGCAGTGCTCGGTGTGATGCCCCGGATAGGACTCGTGGGCCACCAGCCGGGGCAGGTTGGACATCTGCTGCTTGAGATCGGCGTTGACGGCCACCGTCGAGCGGTAGTCGCCCTCGTAGTAGTTGAACCCCGACCACGGTTTGTCGGTGACGATCTCGTAGGTGATGGTCTCGCGGGCATCCAGTGGGAACTCCGCGCGCACCCGGTCACGCAGCGCGCTGGAGAAGGCGTTGATGCAGTCAGCGAGGCGCTCCGGCGGAATCTCCTCGGCCGCGCGGTAGGCCTGCATGCGCTCGCCGAGCGGCCCGCTTCCGCCGAGCGCGGCGTCGAGTTTGGCGTGCGCCTCCCGGTACCGCTCGGGATCCCCTTTGGTGATGGACACGTCGAAGTAGTCGCGCACCTCGTCGACGAATCCGACCGGCTCGCCGGCGAACTTGCGCCCCGCGCAGTCCAGCGCCCGCAGGTGCGCGCGCAGGTAGTCCGCGCGGGGGCGTTCCAGCGTGGTCTCCTCGAGTGCGGCCAGCAGGTGGCGCGCCTGACGGCTCAGAGCGGCCGGATCGGGCGCCGGCTCGTCGGCCACGGCCCGGCGCAGCGCCTGATCGCCGGTGAAGGAGTCGACGTAGCCCTGCTCGATGCGGTCGAATCGCAGACCCAGGAGCAGGTACTCGCGGATCAGGGTGTCGGAGTCCATCTTCGACACCGTAGCGGCCACCTACCGTTCATGCGGAAGTGCCGATGCGGTAAGAACTACGCATGGCGCGCCTGAGCGAGCCGAGCCCCTACGTGGAGTTCGACCGAAGTCAATGGCGGGCGTTGCGCATGTCCACTCCGCTGAAGCTGACCGAGGAAGAAGTGCTGGGTCTTCGCGGCCTCGGCGAGCAGCTGGATCTGCTGGAGGTCGAAGAGGTCTATCTGCCGCTGGCCCGATTGATCCACCTGCAGGTGGCCGCGCGGCAGCGGCTGTTCGCCGCCACCGCGGAGTTCCTCGGTGAGCCGCAGCAGAATCCGGACCGGCCGGTGCCGTTCATCATCGGCGTCGCGGGCAGTGTGGCCGTCGGCAAATCCACCACCGCCCGCGTGCTGCAGGCGCTGCTGGCCCGTTGGGGGCATCACCCCCGCGTCGACCTGGTGACCACCGACGGGTTCCTGTATCCCAACCATGAGCTGACACGCCGGAATCTGATGCATCGCAAAGGTTTTCCGGAGAGTTATGACCGTCGCGCCCTGATGCGCTTTGTCACCACGGTGAAGTCCGGGGCCGACCAGGTGTGCGCGCCGGTCTATTCGCATCTGCTCTACGACATCGTGCCCGACGAGTTGCACGCGATCCGGCATCCGGACATCCTGATCCTGGAGGGCCTCAACGTCCTGCAGACCGGGCCCACCCTGATGGTCAGCGATCTGTTCGACTTCTCGGTCTACGTCGACGCCCGCATCGAGGACATCGAGCAGTGGTACGTTTCGCGGTTTCTGGCCATGCGCGCCGGCGCGTTCGCCGATCCGGCGTCGCACTTCCATCACTACGCCACGCTGACCGACGAGCAGGCCCTGTTCGCCGCCCGCGACATCTGGCACTCGATCAACCGGCCCAACCTGATCGAGAACATCCTGCCCACGCGGCCGCGGGCCACCCTGGTGCTGCGCAAGGACGCCGACCACTCGATCAACCGCCTCCGCCTTCGCAAACTGTGACTTCGGCGCGCTGGTAACCGCTGTGCGGTTGTGAGCGCGCCGAAATCACGAGGAGAACGCGACGTGACCTCTCTCGTCGCGCCGGTGTCAGCTCATACGCCTCACCCCCGCCCACTGCAACGCTGCGAAGGCGGTGGTGTACACCGCGCTGAACCAGAGGCCCGCCAGGCCGAGAGTCGTCAGCGGCAGGACACCGGACACTGCCACTCCCGCCGCCAGCGCGGTGCCCACCAGGTTGGCGATCACCACGCCAATTCCGGCGCGACGTACCGAGTGCATCCGGGCCAGCGAGAACACCACCACTCCGTAGAACACCATCCCCGCGCCCACCACGTACTCCTGGGTGGGGGTGAAACCGGACAGCGACGACAGCGGGTCGGCGAACGCGGCCAGCGCGACCCCCACCAGACCGCTGAGAATCGCGTCGAGGCGGAGAGCCAGCCGGAGCAGGGAATCGGTGGGTGCGGAGATGACGGTCATGGGGGTGCTCCTCCGTATCAATGGGGTGATACAGAAGATGCTGGTCAGCGGCCACTGCCAGATCCAGGCACGGCACTGCCATCTACTGCCAGACGCTCACCTGGGCCCTCAGATCGGCCGCTATCACCCGAGCCGCCGCGTTCTGCCAGTTGTGTAGCGAGCGCTGCGGCACCTCGGTGACCAGCCACTGCCAGGCCTGCCGGGCCACGGGGTCCAGGCCGGCCGCGGTGGCGTTCTGCGCGTAGGCCCGCACCCCGGCCACATACGGGAAGTACAGCGAGTTGTAGTGCCGCCACTGCTCGGTGGTGCCGAAGTCACCGCCGTCACGCGGCTTGAGCGCGGCGATGCGGTCGGCCAGCACGGCCTTGAGTTCGGCGGCACGCTCGAGCGGCTGGTCGGGTGCGCCGCGGGCGGCCAGCCGCTGGTCGATGACGGGCAGGGCGGTCAGAGGGCTGGCAACCAGCTTGGACAAATCGCCGTAGTGCCCCAGCGCCCGGCGGGTCAGCCGCGCGAAGGTGTCGTCGTCGAGATCATCGAGCGGATTCGCCGCCCGCAACGGCAGCGCCGCCTCGGTGCGGCGCAGGGTCGCCCGGTCCTTGCGCAGCTGCGGACCGAAGGCCACCCGGTCCAGTACCCCGGCCAGCGGGTCGGCCAGCACCGTGATGGCCAGGGCGACGGCCAGGCTGGTGAACAGCAGCACCAGCACCACCACCCGCCCGTCGCTGCCGACCGCGGCCAGTCCCAGCAGCGCCTGCCCGCCGAACACCACCGCCACCAGCACCGAGCCGATGAACGACCGCAGCATGTCTGCGCGCAGCGCCTGGCCCTCGTCGAAGGCGTCCCACACCGCGACGGCCACTCCGAGTAGCAGCACATCGAAACCTGTGGAGGCCAGCGCGAGCCAACTCGGCACCAGTCCCAGCGGGATCACCACGATCGCGTTGCCGAGCGCGAAGAACAGCGTCGCCACCACCAGCACGCCCATCACCGAACCCGGCCGCTGCGGCCGCCGGTACGCGCGCACCATCGCCGTCAGCGACGACACCGAGATGGCGACGAACATCACCCAGTGACCGGCGCGCAACGGTCCGTCCACGCTGCCGGCCAGCGCCGCGCCCGCCCATGCCACCGCTGCCACTGCCGCCACTGCCGCGATCTCGCGCGGCCGCCAGCGTTCCCCGGGCCGGGCCATCTCCAGCAACACCGCGAACCACGCCACGCCGGGCACCACCACGAGGTAGATCTCGATGCGGCCCAGCGTCTGCGCCGACGCGGCCAACCGCACGGCATCCAGCGCCACCACCACCGCGAAGCTGCACAGCCCCACCGCAGCGAGGACCAACAGGGGCTTGCGCGGATCGCGGGCCAGCAGATACAGGCCCAGCCACCAGCTCAGCGCGAACACCACGGCGGACAGGGCGGCCACGGGTCAGACTCCGAAGCGCCGGTGCCGTCTGGTGTAGTCGCGCAGCGCCCGGAGGAAGTCCACGCGGCGGAACGCGGGCCAGTGCGCCTCGGTGAACCACATCTCGGAGTAGGCGCTCTGCCACAACAGGAATCCCGACAGTCGTTGCTCGCCGGAGGTGCGGATCACCAGGTCAGGGTCTGGCTGGCCGGAGGTGTACAGGTTCTCCGAGATGGCCTCGACGGTGACGGCGTCGACCAGCTTCTCCGGGGCGGCGCCGTTGGCCAGCTGCTTGGACAGCAGCGACCGGACGGCGTCGACGATCTCCTGCCGGCCGCCGTATCCGACGGCGACGTTGACGTGGAAGGCCCCGGACTGTGCCGTGCTCGCTGTGCCTTCGACGGCATCCCGGACCCGGCGGGCGGGTTCTTCGCCGAGCAGCGAGAGGTCGCCGACGGTCCGCACGCTCCACCGGTTGGCCGGGGCGCAGATCTCCTCCACCACGCCGGTGATGATCTCGATCAGCGCCGCCAATTCGTCGTGGTCGCGCTGCAGGTTTTCGGTGGACAGCAGATACACCGTCGTCATTTCGATGCCGGCTTCCTGGCACCATCGCAACATCTCCGCGATCTTGGCCGCACCCACCAGATAGCCGTAGCTCACATCGTCATATCCGGCGTCGCGAGCCCACCGGCGGTTGCCGTCGCAGAGCACTGCGATGTGGCGCGGCAGCTCGGATCTGGACCGCGTGAGATCCTGGCGCAGCCGCAACTCATACAGCCGATACATCGGCTCTTTGAGTCGCGGGGGGATCAGATCCATGGGAACTACCGGTCTCTTCTACGTCGTCGGGCGTGCACTGCGCACCTAACAAAAGTACGGCACC from Mycolicibacterium tokaiense includes the following:
- a CDS encoding PhoH family protein; translation: MTDSPVRTYVLDTSVLLSDPWACTRFAEHEVIVPLVVISELEAKRHHHELGWFARQALRMFDDLRLEHGRLDQPIPVGTQGGTLQVELNHSDPNVLPLGFRTETNDARILTCAANLAAEGKLVTLVSKDIPLRVKAGAVGLPADEYHAQDVVTSGWTGMAELDVASEDIDVMFTDGEVDLEEARDLPCHTGVRLLGGSSAALGRVNADKRVQLVRGDREVFGLRGRSAEQRVALDLLLDESVGIVSLGGKAGTGKSALALCAGLEAVLERRTQRKVVVFRPLYAVGGQDLGYLPGSESDKMGPWAQAVFDTLEGLASPAVLEEVLSRGMLEVLPLTHIRGRSLHDSFVIVDEAQSLERNVLLTVLSRLGSGSRVVLTHDVAQRDNLRVGRHDGVAAVIEKLKGHPLFAHITLLRSERSPIAALVTEMLEEISPGALP
- a CDS encoding acyl-ACP desaturase, producing the protein MAETPVANALTLDLEPVVAENYQRHVDSANVWFAHDYVPFDQGKNFAFLGGTDWDQSEVTLPKHIVDACEILLITKDNLAGYHRELVEHFILEWKWGRWLGRWTAEEHLHAVVLRNYFVVTRNFDPTANEDVRVEHVMKGYRADQFSQIETLVFMALFEREFGVFCRRLAEQIDEPVLKAMVEKMAIDEERHELFFSNLVRWCLEYHEDETIDAIAARAAGLQVPGADIDAYADKLTVVAEAGIFGPEQLRQVISDEIAALGLADEPRLAEFVTK
- a CDS encoding glycine hydroxymethyltransferase — its product is MTAESLAASYVAPGADYAATASEAYQAALRVIESVEPRVADATRKELADQRDSLKLIASENYASPAVLLTMGTWFSDKYAEGTVGHRFYAACQNVDTVEALAAEHARELFGAQYAYAQPHSGIDANLVAYWAILAAKVEAPGLADLGAKHVNDLSEADWESLRGKLGNQRLLGMSLDTGGHLTHGFRPNISGKMFHQRQYGTDPQTGLLDYDAVAAAAREFKPLVLVAGYSAYPRRVNFAKMREIADEVGAVLFVDMAHFAGLVAGKVFTGDEDPVPHADIVTTTTHKSLRGPRGGLVLATEEYAPFVDKGCPMVLGGPLSHVMAAKAVALAEARQAEFGVYAQRIADNAKALADGFLKRGATLVTGGTDNHIVLLDVTSFGLTGRQAESALLDSGVVTNRNAVPADANGAWYTSGIRFGTPALTSRGFGADDFDRVAELVVEVLSNTQPEGSSKAKYTIADGVAARVHAAASELLAANPLYPGLQL
- a CDS encoding DUF885 domain-containing protein; translated protein: MDSDTLIREYLLLGLRFDRIEQGYVDSFTGDQALRRAVADEPAPDPAALSRQARHLLAALEETTLERPRADYLRAHLRALDCAGRKFAGEPVGFVDEVRDYFDVSITKGDPERYREAHAKLDAALGGSGPLGERMQAYRAAEEIPPERLADCINAFSSALRDRVRAEFPLDARETITYEIVTDKPWSGFNYYEGDYRSTVAVNADLKQQMSNLPRLVAHESYPGHHTEHCRKEAGLVEKQGQLEQTIFLVNTPQCLMAEGLADLALHAVVGPGWGAWAAEIYADLGLTFDGERAEAISEASAQLADVRQDAALMLHDEHRDVDDVAAFLQRWLLVNDARARQALRFLSSPLWRAYTSTYIEGYRLLRGWLDDRPAEVSLTAQFTRLLDEPLIPSSLRAA
- the coaA gene encoding type I pantothenate kinase, producing the protein MARLSEPSPYVEFDRSQWRALRMSTPLKLTEEEVLGLRGLGEQLDLLEVEEVYLPLARLIHLQVAARQRLFAATAEFLGEPQQNPDRPVPFIIGVAGSVAVGKSTTARVLQALLARWGHHPRVDLVTTDGFLYPNHELTRRNLMHRKGFPESYDRRALMRFVTTVKSGADQVCAPVYSHLLYDIVPDELHAIRHPDILILEGLNVLQTGPTLMVSDLFDFSVYVDARIEDIEQWYVSRFLAMRAGAFADPASHFHHYATLTDEQALFAARDIWHSINRPNLIENILPTRPRATLVLRKDADHSINRLRLRKL
- a CDS encoding (2Z,6E)-farnesyl diphosphate synthase, giving the protein MDLIPPRLKEPMYRLYELRLRQDLTRSRSELPRHIAVLCDGNRRWARDAGYDDVSYGYLVGAAKIAEMLRWCQEAGIEMTTVYLLSTENLQRDHDELAALIEIITGVVEEICAPANRWSVRTVGDLSLLGEEPARRVRDAVEGTASTAQSGAFHVNVAVGYGGRQEIVDAVRSLLSKQLANGAAPEKLVDAVTVEAISENLYTSGQPDPDLVIRTSGEQRLSGFLLWQSAYSEMWFTEAHWPAFRRVDFLRALRDYTRRHRRFGV